The DNA window GGGGCGGGCGGGCGTTGTGACGATGGAGCGGGCATGAGAGATGAAGGCGGCGCGGTGCCTCCACGATCCGTTGACGGTGTGTTCCTGGCCATATTGCGCTGCACGGGAGGTGTTGGCGCGTCTGTGGACGTGGCGCTTCCGCTTGTGTCCTCGTCCAGACTGAGCGTTGGTACCGGAAGCCCCGATGGGGTTGACGCAGACGCCTTAGGCGTGGTCTGAGactcgtcctcctcgatctctATCAATGGGGCGTTTGAGTCGCTTACGCCATTCTTCGCCTGCGAGTGCTCGTCCGCGGTCGGAGACACTGGCGGCACGTCGGAGGTGGGTTCCGGGGGGTCAGAAAAACCGGTCCACCGGCGTGGAGGATAGCGGTAGGCGAAATAGCCCGCGGTTGCGATTAGACTGCCCACACCGACCCAGCCCATTTTGGACTGAGCTTGAGCGAacgaagatggaggggaagCCGGGGGGAGTgtgaaagagaagaaaatgagGGATCAAGGGAGAAGAACATTGGGCCCGTGCGCTCTATCTGAGCCCTAACTGTCTGTCTATACAAATGTACCATGAGTGCCAGATGACGGCCATGATGTCAACGCCTCATCACTCTAAGGATAGAGAACTGCTATGTCGGTAGAAATCAATGTCTTGAGCACGGTCGTGGCACACAGAGCTCTGAGTGATCAAATGTTCCGCAACACGCTCATGTCCACATCGGACGCCGTCCTGCTCTTCGACGCGGGAGCAGGCCAAGTAAGTCAGAGTCTCAATTGGAAGTCTGCACTAAATACCTTTACAGGCGCAAGGAAGCCGACCATTCCAGGAAGACCGTTGCACATTTATTCTGCCGGACCAATTCCCTGCCCAGACAGATGACAAGCTCGCTTTTTTTGCTATCTACGATGGACAGTAAGAAGCCCAGGTCTTTATGACGGTCAGATGTAATAACAGTTTGCTTGCAGTGGCTCTGAATTGGTTTCGGAACATGCCAGTCGCAACCTACACCATATTCTAGCCAAGCGCCCCGAGTTTGATCAGGGAGACTACGTCGCAGCCATTCGAGGAGCCTTGTCAGATATGGACGGAGAATTGCTCGAGACTTTCAAGCATAAAACATCTGAGCCAGCAATGTCTGGATCTACGGTTGCTGTGTGTTTCGTGAATCTGACAACGGGAGATTTCATTGTCTCCAACCTCGGCGATTCGTGCGTCATCCTGGCGGAGCGGGATCCTAAAACAGACCGTCCATACCATATTGTGTGTACCGTGCAGTTCTCCCTGTATGGTTGTCTGTATTAACAATTGCACTAGCGCCGCCTGACCAAGGCTCACAAGCCCGATGTGCCCAGCGAACAGGCCCGCATCGAGAAAGCAGGCGGCAAGGTCAATACACGCAGCGGAACTGCCCGCGTTGGTGAGTGTCTCGGTGCTATTTTCTTAATGGAATTCATCTTGATCATCTCATAAATAGGCTCTTTGAACATGTCCCGAGCTATCGGCGACCTGCAGTACAAGAACCCGGTCAACACCCTCGATGACGACAGCTCCACACTATACACCCGACGagcatcctcatcgtccacTCCGTCCGAAGCAAGAGGAGACTATTTATCAAACGAGCCCTATACGTCCCATTACACATTGCAGCCAGACCGTCGGTACTTGCTGGTCATTGTCTCTGACGGCGTGAGTGACCACACGGATGACACCAGTTTGATTCAACATGTAATGAAGCTGTCGATGCGTGGGATGAGGGCTAGCGATGTTGCGCAGGAGATCGCATCCACTGCTGGCAATCGCCCCACCAGTGACAATGCCTCTTGTATCGTTGCGATGCTGGATGGACAAAAGTCGTGATTTTCCGGGCCAAGTGCGAGTCGGTTCATTTGTCGCATATCTCTAGCGTCACTAAAACggttagttagttagtgCAGGTCATGGATTGCATTCAACAGTTGGAATCATCATATTGTTTCCAATTATAGAAACGCGCTTCTCTGGAGCCACACTGGGGGCCATCCCAGTAGCCACGGAGCCACTCCACCAACTGCCGCATCCTTCTGGCCCTTGATCCTCGCGGCAGTGTTGCAGCTGGCCCCATCAACTTGATCTACAGTAATCAATCTAACCAAGCTTCTTCAATTAGCTGCAAGGCGTAGAAGTGACGGAAGCAATATGGCTATGCAATATGGAAAATACGCCGTTATGTACAATGATGCTCTGACTGTGTCTGGTACAGTCACTCTCGCGAGTCTCGCGACTGATACTTCTCAGAGTTAGACGGCTCAATCTCCGGGGCCTCAAACATTTCTTCTCTATCCTCATTATCCGCAGGAACATGCTTGTAGgactctctctctcgccgCCTTTTCACAGCCCAATAAATCCCCACGCTCGATGCGCCTACGACACCCGCAGCCAGCACGAAAATGAAGAAGGTCCCGATTGCTTTGATATTGGCAAGGATTCTGAGCATATCCCTGGCCGTTTCTGGGCGGTCGTGGTGCTCTCTCCATGTACCATCCTCTGAGTAGCGAAGAGCTGGGTCCTCAGCAGTAGGTTCACTTGATTCCCTGAAGCCTGCGGTTCCCCATTGGGGAGGAGTCTCTGTGCGTTGGACTTCGGACGTGCCTAAGACGTTGCCTTCGCGGTCGAGCGCTTCGGCAGAGATCCAGTCCATGAAGCCGGCTGCGACGTATAGGGTTTCGAAATCGACCTTCTTGACGTTTCCAATCAAGATGGGATAttgcttcttccatccctGAGCGTAGAAGTTCCAAGAATCGACTTCTGTTGCACCGTTCCAGCTAACATAAATAGTGGTTATTAGGCTGTCTGAATCGGTCCCTACCACAGTGGCCACCACATCAGGTGGTTCGATGGGTCGTCCGACGAACGCGGATTTGTAGGCCCGGTAGGTGCTGAAGCGGGAAGAAACAAATCGAGCCTCGACCAGTTTGTCGCCGTTAGGTGCGAACTCAGTAAGATAACCCGCATCACCCCATCCGACAAAGATATTGTCATTATTGAGATACTGTGCATTTCCTCGAAAGCGGGAAAGTCCTCCGTCAGGCCGCTGTAGCCGACGAAGGAGAGTGGCTTTCATGGGGCTAACGGTGGTGTCCAGCTCCACGAGTAAAGCGGCAGATaccctctcttctctctcgtTCTCATCAGCTGCGTTGTTAAAAAGGGTAATTGTGTGGTGCGTTCCGTTCGATTTGACGAATCTGGCGTCGTGCTGCTTGGAGAATTTGAAGTCAACGAGGAAGTCGCTCTCGGATCCGCCGAATCGCCATATGATAGAACCATCCTCGCCGGAGATCAGATAGATGGTGTTGGTATATCGCAAAGAGATCAAGTAGTCGCCGTCCTCGTTCTTGTCAACCGAGTTAATATGTACGTAGTCGTATCCTGGTTTGTCTGCGGCGGGAGAGTCCCCGTCGAGCTTGATGGACTCGAGAAGGTTGACGTTTTCAGGTCCATCTGACCTCCACTTGAAAGCAATCTGACCGGTCTCCGTATCAACCTCGTAAAACCCGCCCGTAATGAGATATGAGTCTTCGCCAGGGCGACCAAGTTCATGAAGAGgaatcttctcctccttgtccaCGCAGGCCAACGCAAACTGGCCTCCGGGGAGCACGTTGAATTCACGGACGTTAAATTCTTTGATGTCTTGTAGGGCCCCCACGGCCTTTTCAATCGTGTAGTTCTGGCTCAGAATAATTCCCTGTCCACGGGTCCTGCCGCTCGCATCTCGTTGCTCAATAAAGGAGAGGCGTGGGTCTTCGCCGATGTTGTGAAGGGGTTTGAAATCGAATACATTGCGGTTTTCGAACAGGTATGAGCCGGCCCAGATGAGGATCTAGGGCATCACAGTTGTCAGTTAACTGTCACGCCTTTCACAAATGTAACATACCCCGTTTTCATCATAAATATACGGTCCAACTTGATACTGATGGAATCTTCTTGTTCCAGAAGATTCGGGTTCGCCATCCGCAATTGGCGCGACAAACCAATATCCGGGGCTCACGCGATCGCGGTCATGCCATGTGACATCCCATTTCACGGCCCTAGTTTCGGGGAGCTGCATGATCTTAGCATTGGAGATGCGAGCGGAGTTCAAGGTTTAGTTACGGTGACAAATGACATTAGATCACCATCGTGGCTTTGTGCGGCAGCACTGCAGACGAATGATAGTAAtaaagaagagaagaggatcATGATGGATTGAGGTCGCGAGAAATGCGACCATCGATACCAGTGCATGGAAAGTGTAGAGGGAGGGATACGGAACAGAAAGCGCAAGAGCAAAAGGGCTGTGTTAAGCTAACTAACGGTGTGATGATGCAAAATGGGGCCGTGGAtgttctgctgctccatCACGGATAGTGTAAATCAACGGGCTATTTTTGTTTCAGACCCAAAGCTGAAGGGACGATCCCCAAGGTGGCAAGAAAACTGTTTCATGCCTATCGATTTGCTCAATGGCCACTATGGCTTCTGGTGAGCACACATAACCCTAGCACATCTTGAGACGATTGGCCCACACCTCCTGCCTTCATGGGTACAGTAGCATCCACCTACCTACATAGTAACGAtcggcaagatcaagcatGTACCTAGACTCGGAAAATGAATTATGACTTAGATTAACTGGCCGATTCTTCAGGCGATCTCGAGCTACTTTGAGTGTAGGTAGCACTATGATCGAAGCCGAATTCCAATTCCCGGGCCAATGTGGAATCCCGTAGGGAATCCGGTTCTGAGTCATTCATGTTCTAAGGTATTAATCTGCATTAATTCGGCGGTGCACATTCATCACTACTAGTTATGCAGACGACTCGGCAGGGTCTAGAGAACGCGCAACTGCGATGAATATGGCATCATACTTCTCCTTGTTTACTGGATAAGCACTGTGATGGAGAGCGTCGCAATCTTGTGGCTGCAATTCCCGCAAAGCTCTAGAGGTTCCTGTCCATCTGTATGACTATGATCATGCAATCTACCTGTCCAAAAAAGGCTCTGTGTGCTGCAATTCAGCTCCGGGTACAGAGAATAATACCGATCGAAAGAATCAAGGGTGTCCAGGACTTCACAGTTTGCATTCTGCTCAAGGGGGAAAGGTAAGCAAATTTATCCCAAATAGTCAACCACGTCCGATGTCAAGTCGCAGTAGGTCGTCCATAGCGACGGCGCCTACTACTTTTGACTTTTTGCAGGTAAATATGCGGTGCCTCGATACGACACCCCACATGGAGATGTTTTCGGATATGCTCGGAGGAACTGAAACAACCCACAAGGACTCATTCAGGAGAAACGTTGATGGATTATTTTCGAGGCGAACATCCATCATTTATGAAGAATTGGTTCCCACCGGAGAAAAACACAAACCAATTGACAAGAATGTACTGTGGGTAGTTCAGAAGTTAAAATCGACGGAGCTGCCGACAAGTACAAATACTAATCTTGAACTCGTGGGGTGATCGAGCAACATTGCAGAGAAGTGGAGTCGATTCACCAGGCTCGAGACGAGAATACTATCCACAGAGATGAGGCCATCATTGCTAGAAGCGATGGTGAGTTCAGGTTGCATGTGCGAGGGATCGGATAGCTATCGGATATTCCGCGACCCGGCTAGAGTGAAAAGAGGAAAGGCCGAGCCCTGCAAGTCATCATCGGGTAGAGCCACCCTTacccgaagaagaaggtcgtTCAACTGCGCCTCGGCCTGATCATGATGGTCTTTGCCGCCTAACGTTGGATTCTCGTCGAGTCAAGTACACTTCGTATTCCCAGGCAACCTTCTTAACGGTAAACTAGGATAGCCGCATCAGACCTATAAAAGGTTTCAGTGGTAAAAACACAACATCCTCGATTGGTCTTAGTCAGCCCCCACCTAGCAGTTAACTCACTAGTCCGTTAATCGATGCGATAATGCCGATAAAAATCGAGGTCTGGGGTCGGAGTGGCTGAACCAACCAGATCCTTTTGTCTAAAGGCCGGATCTATTGCCCGTAACGAGAGGCTCCAAGCACGGGAAATCAGGGATATGGCAACACGCCTCTTATTCCCGTTTAGGCAGGCGATCAAACGTAAAATGGATCCCTTCACCAACCCGATGAGTAAGACTCGGCCGTGTCTAGCCACCTTCCACAATGGTCAATTGCTAGAGAGATCGTTTTCCGgttcttttgttcttctttaACCCTCGTCTCCCTTCGACTGTCGCCGCGACCCTCTTCGCAACTTATGTTCGCCTAacggagaaaaaaaagttggGTCACCACTTCAACTGACATGGGACACGCACAAGGGTGGAGCAACTTCCA is part of the Penicillium psychrofluorescens genome assembly, chromosome: 4 genome and encodes:
- a CDS encoding uncharacterized protein (ID:PFLUO_006916-T1.cds;~source:funannotate), with the translated sequence MFRNTLMSTSDAVLLFDAGAGQAQGSRPFQEDRCTFILPDQFPAQTDDKLAFFAIYDGHGSELVSEHASRNLHHILAKRPEFDQGDYVAAIRGALSDMDGELLETFKHKTSEPAMSGSTVAVCFVNLTTGDFIVSNLGDSCVILAERDPKTDRPYHIRRLTKAHKPDVPSEQARIEKAGGKVNTRSGTARVGSLNMSRAIGDLQYKNPVNTLDDDSSTLYTRRASSSSTPSEARGDYLSNEPYTSHYTLQPDRRYLLVIVSDGVSDHTDDTSLIQHVMKLSMRGMRASDVAQEIASTAGNRPTSDNASCIVAMLDGQKS
- a CDS encoding uncharacterized protein (ID:PFLUO_006917-T1.cds;~source:funannotate), with the protein product MQLPETRAVKWDVTWHDRDRVSPGYWFVAPIADGEPESSGTRRFHQYQVGPYIYDENGILIWAGSYLFENRNVFDFKPLHNIGEDPRLSFIEQRDASGRTRGQGIILSQNYTIEKAVGALQDIKEFNVREFNVLPGGQFALACVDKEEKIPLHELGRPGEDSYLITGGFYEVDTETGQIAFKWRSDGPENVNLLESIKLDGDSPAADKPGYDYVHINSVDKNEDGDYLISLRYTNTIYLISGEDGSIIWRFGGSESDFLVDFKFSKQHDARFVKSNGTHHTITLFNNAADENEREERVSAALLVELDTTVSPMKATLLRRLQRPDGGLSRFRGNAQYLNNDNIFVGWGDAGYLTEFAPNGDKLVEARFVSSRFSTYRAYKSAFVGRPIEPPDVVATVVGTDSDSLITTIYVSWNGATEVDSWNFYAQGWKKQYPILIGNVKKVDFETLYVAAGFMDWISAEALDREGNVLGTSEVQRTETPPQWGTAGFRESSEPTAEDPALRYSEDGTWREHHDRPETARDMLRILANIKAIGTFFIFVLAAGVVGASSVGIYWAVKRRRERESYKHVPADNEDREEMFEAPEIEPSNSEKYQSRDSRE